One part of the Rhizophagus irregularis chromosome 25, complete sequence genome encodes these proteins:
- a CDS encoding uncharacterized protein (SECRETED:cutsite_TEG-HT; SECRETED:prob_0.7790); SECRETED:SignalP(1-26) → MKSHPLLALVIPIILNLIVFMSLTEGHTIWVHNKLVVGTWAAVTAVDTLDYAHQNQIDQQWSIAHHGFHLTIPDNYTTFYLYLEAITSTQDTKTRGPFNNNQDFCWHFHGSLNDWDVYAC, encoded by the exons ATGAAGTCTCATCCCCTTCTCGCTTTAGTAATTCCAATCATCCTTAATCTAATAGTTTTTATGTCGCTCACTGaag GTCATACAATATGGGTTCATAACAAATTGGTTGTAGGTACATGGGCTGCAGTTACTGCCGTCGATACTTTAGATTATGCACatcaaaatcaaattgatCAGCAATGGTCAATTGCTCATCATGGCTTCCATTTGACTATACCTGACAATTATACAACGTTTTACCTTTATCTAGAAGCTATAACCTCCACTCAAGATACTAAAACACGCGGACCGTTCAATAATAATCAGGATTTCTGTTGGCACTTTCATGGTTCCCTTAATGATTGGGACGTATACGCTTGTTAA
- a CDS encoding uncharacterized protein (SECRETED:cutsite_TEG-HT; SECRETED:prob_0.8557); SECRETED:SignalP(1-23), with the protein MKSLALIISIIFSLIAFTSLTEGHTVWIQNKLVVGTVSITTALTPDGVVIDEKMASAHKGYHLYIPEDKSTFYLDFDVLGSVQDLKKRGPFNNDQDSCWHYNGNSGNWDVFPCP; encoded by the exons atgaagTCTCTCGCcttaataatttcaatcaTCTTTAGCCTAATAGCTTTTACATCGCTCACTgaag GGCATACAGTATGGATTCAAAACAAATTGGTTGTTGGCACAGTGTCTATTACTACTGCCCTTACTCCAGATGGCGTCGTAATTGATGAGAAAATGGCATCTGCTCATAAAGGCTACCATTTGTATATACCTGAAGACAAATCAACGTTTTACCTTGATTTTGATGTTTTAGGCAGCGTTCAAGATCTTAAAAAACGCGGACCGTTCAATAATGATCAGGATTCTTGTTGGCACTATAATGGAAATTCTGGTAATTGGGACGTATTCCCTTGTCCATAA